The proteins below are encoded in one region of Desulfonatronum sp. SC1:
- a CDS encoding ethylbenzene dehydrogenase-related protein — MTSMKKIMTVLASIFLVGVLSGCEDPHKHMVGDRAVITDPDAPVLGVEVRAAMDQQRIALNFRWESSKEFAGQFHDLVGYDGEKWERLRGEQAIDEDRLSIMFEDPRRPIKGFANTGCYAACHVDLRSMPETLGDSRHYVLAETDADVDAFGLDMWHWRGGRSGPMGYAEDTYISKGKFGTVYNGRKRDSLGSPPTNWVRERGDRQREDQPLHIGEWNGAGLPRFVFNPNKVSFGNYFLADEAGRLIKSREQLAAITSLDFMPLKVIYQDLDFDPVDKTNAVDVLYLLFLANDMERPNFRPGWEEYWADQLGVRTPEEATAMLDDIVAKMEPGALVTRSVGFIYDSSQHDIASEREFDYANNIWNLTLYRDLSTGFELVDDVDLAGLLDKTVYNMAFAVHDISAGRLWHHISFPYTLGNQESKADIEAIMVDDVASVDWAGIEPLKSALYLPGQVSLQHLTSPDKHRAGASFLLQLRCQNCHTLDDIHSVANKSRQYYIKP, encoded by the coding sequence ATGACTTCCATGAAAAAGATAATGACCGTTTTGGCCAGTATATTTCTTGTCGGAGTTCTTTCCGGGTGCGAAGATCCCCATAAGCACATGGTCGGCGACCGGGCCGTGATCACCGACCCGGATGCACCGGTACTCGGCGTGGAGGTCCGGGCGGCCATGGACCAGCAGCGTATCGCCCTGAACTTCCGCTGGGAAAGTTCCAAGGAATTCGCAGGCCAGTTTCACGACCTGGTGGGGTATGACGGCGAAAAATGGGAGCGTCTGCGCGGGGAACAGGCTATTGACGAGGACCGGCTGAGCATCATGTTCGAAGACCCGCGCCGCCCCATCAAGGGCTTCGCCAATACCGGATGCTACGCGGCCTGCCACGTGGACTTGCGAAGCATGCCCGAAACCCTTGGCGACTCCCGGCATTACGTTTTGGCCGAGACGGACGCGGACGTGGACGCCTTCGGTCTGGACATGTGGCACTGGCGCGGAGGCCGGAGCGGGCCCATGGGATATGCCGAGGACACTTACATCAGCAAGGGCAAGTTCGGAACCGTGTACAACGGACGCAAGCGCGACTCCCTGGGCTCGCCGCCGACCAACTGGGTCCGGGAACGCGGGGACCGGCAACGCGAAGATCAGCCCCTGCACATTGGCGAGTGGAACGGGGCCGGACTACCGCGCTTCGTGTTCAACCCGAACAAGGTGTCCTTTGGCAACTATTTTCTGGCCGATGAAGCGGGCAGACTGATCAAGAGCAGGGAACAGCTCGCGGCCATTACCAGCCTGGACTTTATGCCCTTGAAGGTCATCTACCAGGATCTGGATTTCGACCCGGTGGACAAAACCAATGCCGTGGACGTGCTTTATCTGCTCTTCCTGGCCAACGACATGGAACGCCCGAACTTCCGCCCCGGTTGGGAAGAATACTGGGCCGACCAGCTCGGCGTGCGCACTCCGGAAGAGGCCACCGCCATGCTGGACGACATCGTCGCCAAGATGGAGCCCGGCGCGCTGGTCACCCGCAGCGTCGGCTTCATCTATGACTCAAGCCAGCACGACATCGCATCGGAACGAGAGTTCGACTATGCGAACAATATCTGGAACCTCACCCTGTACCGCGACCTGAGCACCGGCTTCGAGCTGGTGGACGACGTGGATCTGGCCGGCCTGCTGGACAAGACCGTCTACAACATGGCCTTTGCCGTGCATGACATTTCCGCCGGAAGGCTGTGGCACCACATTTCCTTCCCGTACACCCTGGGCAACCAGGAATCCAAGGCGGACATCGAGGCGATCATGGTGGACGACGTGGCGTCCGTGGACTGGGCCGGGATCGAGCCGCTGAAGTCCGCCCTGTACCTGCCCGGCCAAGTCAGCCTGCAACACCTGACCAGCCCGGACAAGCACCGGGCCGGGGCCAGCTTTTTGCTCCAACTGCGCTGCCAGAACTGCCACACCCTGGATGACATCCACAGCGTGGCCAACAAGTCCAGACAATACTACATCAAACCGTAG